One stretch of Harmonia axyridis chromosome 1, icHarAxyr1.1, whole genome shotgun sequence DNA includes these proteins:
- the LOC123676705 gene encoding RING finger protein 44 encodes MKKMNSNSHNQSRRNSSSFSRHTNNHPSRSHGHPRWTNRYTKDYGREYDSNFNRGEASNVSGSPKENNFSLGYPKSSQISPAMRNNHIHYTPENPPMHGFPNHPMQERRHSVLNNYGDRRHQNSHTDRRRITPPLHICENSNGMLNNPAPDGGHQRNIMEFPPHMQRRHTREIRVSPVNFQQHSPQYYRQASDESIKSESPSRKRRRLSRSGHHIEAQPASPPRRSPRQHLPSSTHHSMQGSPPLRRPRYRERNDFQHTHHQTFLPSPPPVGHSHQHQSPVVMDLNQVPVTIPLNHEAVWSYTAAPPHISLCNAPPGAPPHMHNCHMHNVYAAPHQLLPQQFPSCLPHQSFGGFPTSNALSISNQHFPHPHLPTQRPDTLEIELLNDHHAHTHAHSNLHGAPPLHVSPLQVPAPASLFLSAEPRGQQLELLHARARQHQHRPHTRLHPHPQRSRWHHNPPLMATQYPGFLLHFLAMFSNQPMSPFSQADLSSTDSTETENYEALLNLAERLGEAKPRGLGKLEIESLLSYKFNVDTHQGDQTSCVVCMCDFEARQLLRVLPCSHEFHAKCIDKWLRSNRTCPICRGNASDYFTNNED; translated from the exons atgaagaaaatgaattccaATAGTCATAATCAGTCTAGAAGAAACTCATCTTCCTTCAGTAGACATACAAATAATCATCCCAGTCGTTCTCATGGTCATCCAAGGTGGACCAATCGTTATACCAAAGATTATGGTAGAGAATATGATAGCAATTTCAACCGTGG AGAAGCATCTAATGTTAGTGGCAGCCCAAAAGAAAACAACTTTTCTCTTGGTTATCCAAAATCATCTCAAATCAGCCCCGCAATGAGGAATAACCATATTCATTATACTCCTGAGAATCCTC CGATGCATGGTTTTCCGAATCACCCGATGCAGGAAAGAAGACACTCAGTTCTGAATAACTACGGCGATAGAAGACACCAAAATAGTCATACAGACCGTAGAAGAATCACTCCACCTCTGCATATCTGCGAAAATTCTAATGGAATGTTGAACAATCCTGCACCCGACGGGGGCCATCAAAGAAATATCATGGAATTTCCACCACATATGCAAAGACGTCATACTAGGG AAATTCGTGTAAGTCCTGTCAACTTCCAACAGCACTCACCACAGTATTATCGGCAAGCCAGCGATGAAAGTATTAAAAGTGAGAGCCCATCTCGTAAAAGGAGGCGTCTCTCTCGTTCAGGTCATCATATTGAAGCTCAACCAGCATCACCCCCTAGAAGGTCGCCAAGGCAACATCTTCCTTCTTCTACCCACCATTCCATGCag GGAAGCCCACCACTACGTCGTCCAAGGTATAGAGAGCGAAATGACTTTCAGCATACTCATCATCAAACGTTCCTTCCAAGTCCACCACCAGTTGGACATTCGCACCAGCATCAGTCCCCTGTTGTAATGGACCTCAATCAG GTTCCGGTTACCATTCCTCTAAACCACGAAGCAGTTTGGAGCTACACAGCAGCACCTCCCCACATATCTCTATGCAACGCCCCACCCGGAGCTCCACCCCACATGCATAACTGTCACATGCACAACGTCTACGCCGCCCCCCACCAGTTGTTACCTCAGCAGTTTCCTAGTTGTCTTCCACACCAAAGTTTCGGAGGTTTTCCTACATCAAATGCCTTATCCATTTCCAACCAGCACTTCCCTCACCCGCATCTACCCACCCAG AGACCCGATACATTGGAGATAGAGTTGTTGAACGACCATCACGCCCACACGCACGCGCACTCAAATCTGCACGGAGCCCCGCCCCTTCATGTATCACCGCTTCAAGTCCCCGCCCCGGCTTCATTGTTCCTCTCGGCGGAACCCAGAGGGCAGCAGCTGGAACTATTGCACGCTAGGGCCAGGCAGCATCAGCACAGACCTCACACCAGACTTCACCCTCATCCCCAAAGGTCCAGGTGGCATCACAACCCACCCCTTATGGCGACGCAGTATCCAGGGTTCCTGTTACATTTCTT GGCGATGTTCTCCAACCAGCCGATGTCCCCGTTCAGTCAGGCGGATCTCAGCAGCACCGATTCAACAGAGACCGAGAACTACGAGGCCTTACTCAATCTGGCCGAACGTCTTGGCGAAGCCAAACCTCGTGGTCTCGGCAAACTGGAGATCGAGTCTTTGCTCAGTTACAAGTTCAACGTTGACACACATCAGGGAGATCAGACTTCTTGCGTGGTCTGTATGTGCGACTTTGAGGCGCGCCAGTTGCTCAGAGTACTGCCATGTTCTCACGAATTCCACGCAAAGTGTATCGACAAGTGGCTCAGA tcCAACAGAACCTGCCCTATCTGCAGAGGCAACGCATCGGATTACTTCACTAATAATGAAGATTAA
- the LOC123676771 gene encoding grpE protein homolog, mitochondrial, protein MALRVTHLWKCSKYINENIQMMSRSLLTSNLRYNTEAAEKEKSSENQAPPAAEGKPNNMEDKSNAITEHLNKKILDLTEKNNDLTDKYKRALADGENMRQRLTKQIADAKIFGIQSFCKDLLDVADVLAKATETVPKNELNEKNPHLKTLYEGLVMTEAQMKNVFKRYGLEPVNPVNEKFDPNYHEALFQQEVQGKEPGTVVVVSKIGYKLHDRVLRPALVGVSK, encoded by the exons ATGGCTTTACGGGTTACTCATTTGTGGAAATGTAGTAAATACATTAATGAGAATATTCAGATGATGTCCAG GTCATTATTGACTTCCAACCTGAGGTACAACACTGAAGCAGCAGAAAAAGAAAAATCTTCAGAAAACCAGGCTCCTCCAGCAGCCGAAGGAAAGCCAAATAACATGGAAGATAAATCCAATGCTATTACAGAACATCTGAACAAGAAAATTTTGGatcttacagaaaaaaataatgacttAACG gacAAATATAAAAGAGCACTTGCAGATGGTGAAAATATGAGGCAGCGTTTAACAAAACAAATAGCAGATGctaaaatatttggaattcaaAGCTTCTGTAAAGATCTCTTAGATGTAGCAGATGTTTTAGCGAAGGCAACTGAAACTGTGCCCAAAAATGAACTTAATGAGAAAAATCCCCACTTAAAGACCTTATATGAAGGACTGGTTATGACAGAAGcacaaatgaaaaatgttttcaaaagatATGGTCTTGAACCTGTTAATCCTGTAAATGAGAAATTTGATCCAAATTACCATGAAGCTCTTTTCCAACAA gaAGTACAAGGAAAGGAGCCTGGGACAGTTGTAGTTGTATCCAAAATTGGTTATAAACTTCATGATAGAGTGCTCAGACCAGCTCTTGTAGGTGTATCAAAATAG
- the LOC123670635 gene encoding chymotrypsin-1-like, producing MLLVKCLMFILLVCYYVECQDPEDDEDDIDHRIVGGQDAKNGAYPYQVSIQEIEQHICGGSIIANRWILTAAHCIVGKTLSRLSVVAGTNSLDGTGKRYTIQRGILHPSYDRTRSTSDIAILKLRETISFNEKIKTINLPKVDTPRGVQLTLTGWGKSSYPGQVVRNLKTIKLTSISNSQCRRSFSQVLSSNLCTRGDPGRGACQGDSGGPLSDGSSVVGIVSFGVPCGVGQPDVFTRVFSFKKWITDNIV from the exons ATGTTGTTGGTAAAATGTTTGATGTTTATCCTCTTAGTTTGCTATTATG ttgaatgcCAGGATCCAGAAGATGATGAGGATGATATCGATCATAGGATAGTTGGTGGACAAGATGCTAAAAATGGAGCATATCCTTACCAAGTGTCAATCCAGGAAATAGAGCAGCATATTTGCGGAGGTTCGATTATAGCAAATAGATGGATTCTCACAGCAGCCCATTGTATTGTGGG GAAAACGTTGAGTCGTCTATCTGTAGTTGCTGGTACTAATTCTTTAGATGGAACTGGTAAAAGATACACCATTCAAAGAGGTATTCTTCATCCTTCCTACGATAGGACAAGGTCTACGAGCGACATAGCTATTTTGAAGTTGAGGGAAACCATTTCATTCAACGAAAAGATTAAGACAATCAACCTCCCAAAAGTTGACACTCCTAGGGGTGTTCAGTTAACATTAACTGGATGGGGAAAATCATCG taCCCAGGCCAAGTAGTACGAAACTTGAAAACCATAAAACTGACCTCGATTTCCAATAGCCAATGTCGTAGATCCTTTTCTCAAGTTCTTTCCAGTAACCTATGTACAAGAGGAGACCCTGGAAGAGGAGCTTGTCAA GGAGACTCTGGTGGACCCTTATCAGACGGATCTTCTGTGGTTGGAATCGTATCCTTCGGTGTTCCTTGTGGCGTTGGACAACCTGACGTTTTCACCAGAGTTTTCAGTTTCAAGAAATGGATTACCGATAATATTGTTTAA